A window of the Cellvibrio sp. pealriver genome harbors these coding sequences:
- the queF gene encoding NADPH-dependent 7-cyano-7-deazaguanine reductase QueF (Catalyzes the NADPH-dependent reduction of 7-cyano-7-deazaguanine (preQ0) to 7-aminomethyl-7-deazaguanine (preQ1) in queuosine biosynthesis), translated as MSHNPLGQQTEYVSEYAPQLLFPITRAESRKHLLITDVLPFYGVDIWTGYELSWLNLSGKPQVAVAEFRIPCDSKYIIESKSFKLYLNSFNQTRFASQKDVLVVLERDLSAIANATVEVQLLPITHGHPSGHYLEFIAQPTAIELDELDVSIDTYHPSPELLMTGSAIAEEVLVSHLLKTNCPVTGQPDWASVFISYKGNQILHDNLLRYLISFREHQDFHEHCVERIFCDILRECKPQSLSVYARYTRRGGLDINPFRSSNEHDKPFDMRLIRQ; from the coding sequence ATGAGTCATAACCCTCTTGGGCAGCAGACAGAATATGTTTCTGAATATGCGCCCCAGTTGCTATTTCCAATTACGCGAGCTGAATCGCGTAAACACTTGTTGATAACTGATGTCTTGCCATTTTATGGTGTCGATATTTGGACGGGGTATGAGCTATCCTGGTTAAATCTTTCAGGTAAACCACAAGTGGCTGTTGCCGAATTCAGGATTCCGTGTGACAGCAAATACATTATTGAATCCAAATCATTCAAGTTGTATTTAAACTCTTTTAATCAAACTCGCTTTGCAAGTCAGAAAGATGTTTTGGTTGTGCTTGAACGTGATTTATCTGCGATAGCAAATGCAACTGTTGAGGTTCAATTATTGCCCATTACCCATGGCCACCCAAGTGGGCATTACTTGGAGTTTATTGCTCAGCCGACAGCCATTGAATTAGATGAATTAGATGTTTCTATCGATACTTATCATCCCTCGCCTGAGTTATTAATGACTGGATCAGCTATTGCTGAAGAGGTATTGGTCAGCCATTTATTGAAAACGAATTGCCCGGTAACCGGACAGCCTGATTGGGCCAGTGTGTTTATTTCCTACAAAGGTAATCAGATACTGCATGATAATTTGCTGCGCTATCTTATTTCTTTCAGGGAGCATCAGGATTTTCACGAGCATTGTGTAGAGCGGATATTTTGCGATATTTTGCGTGAATGCAAACCGCAATCGTTGAGCGTTTATGCGCGTTACACGCGGCGCGGTGGATTGGATATCAATCCATTTCGCTCATCGAATGAGCATGACAAGCCCTTCGATATGAGATTGATCAGGCAATAA